The Candidatus Binataceae bacterium genome includes the window GTCCCGCGCACGTGGCCGCCAGCCTCGAAACCCTGGGCGATGATCGCATCGGCGCCAGCGCGCTTGGCTGCCTGGGCTTCTGCCGCGGAACCACATTGCCAAACGACCCGGCGGAGACCGGCGGCCTTTGCGCGGGGAATCACCTCGGAGGGATTGCCCCAGAACAGCGTCACCGCATCGATGGGTTTATCCGCCAGGAGCTCGAAAGTGCCGTCGCGCAGGAAGGGGACCAGCAAATTCACTCCCAGCGCCTTCTTGGTCAGCGCGCGCGCCGCCGAAATCTCGGCAACCATCGCCTCCGGCGAGAAACCCGCGAGCGCGACGGTACCGATTCCTCCCGCCTCGCTTACCGCTGCGGCCAGGGGCGCCAGAGCCACGCCGCCCATGCCCGCGTTCGAGATCGGCAGATCGATTCCGAACAGATCACAGACTCGGGTGTGCAGCATCAGCCGGACTCTCCGTGGACAGATTGCAGAGACTGCTTGCTAGGGTGGTTCTTCCCCATAATCCCACGAAATCACCCGATCGGGTTTGAAGCGAACGATAACGAGGCGTTCGCCTTTCAGCGATTTTGCGTAAGCCTCGCCATTCTTCTTGCCCAGATACGACACCGCCATCCGTCGTACCCGTTCGTCGTCGGTATCCTCGGTCATCGCGACGGTACCCTTCACGATCACGCACTTGTAGGGCGGCTTTCTGGTGTCAACTACCAGAGTCACGCGCGGATCGTTGGACAGACATTTGAATTTGAACGCCTCGGGGCCGGTGTGAAAGACAACCTCTCCAGCGCGGTACTCGTACCAGGTCGGCACCGCGTGCGGGGCACCGTTGGGCGCCGTCACCGCGACCACCGCGACGTTGGGTTCGCGCAGGAGTTTTTCGATCGCAGATTTTTTCATCGACATTGGAGTCGGGTCTCCGGTCCAAGCATTTCTGAAACTAGAGGACTAAGGTAACACCCTCATTGGACGCGGGGCACGATGGTTTCTCCCGGCCAGCAGGCCTGGGCGCTCTCCGCAAAATTCGGTCCGCTCGGTTTCTAACGGCCCTTGAAATTTGGTTTGCGCTTCTCCTTGAAAGCTCGGGTGCCTTCGCGAACGTCTTCGGACGGATTAGTGATCATCACGTTGAGCGCCGCATCTTCGAGTGCGTTGGCCAGGGTCATTTCCTGCTGTTTGTACATCATGCGTTTGGCGGTGCGGATCGCGAGTGGAGGACCCTCGGCCAGACGGCGGGCCAATTCCTCGGCGCGTTCCGTCAACTTCGCGTGCGGCACCACTTCGGTTACGAGACCCAGGTCCAGGGCGGTCTTCGCATCGTAGACTTCGGACAGCAGGGTCATCTTAAGAGCCCGGTCAAGGCCCATCGCGCGGGGGAAGAAATAGGCACCACCTTCATCGCACAGCAGACCGAACTTCAGCGCGGTGTCTCCGAGTCGCGCTTGATCGGACGCGATCCGGAAGTCGCAGGATAGAGCGAGAGTCAGGCCGCCGGCTACCGCTGCGCCGTTGATCGCCGCGATCACAGGCTTGTCGAAGCGGTTCAGCGACAGCACCAGCTGATGAAAGCCCTCGCGCATTTCCAGCAGATGGCCCATTGGATGCCCATGGAAGCGCGAGCGCGAATCCGGTGCTCCGCTGATATCGCCGCCCGCACAGAATGCGCGCCCAGTGCCGGTGATTATCAGTACGCGGACCTCGTCGTCTTGCCGCGCAAGATCAATCGCGGCCGTGAGTTCTTTGACCATCGCCTCGCTGTACCCGTTCATTCGCTCCGGACGGTTGATCGTGATCTTCGCGACGTGGTCGCGTTGGTCATAGAGAATGGTTGTGAATTCCATGGCTTTCTCGAAAAAGAAATTCACCGTCAAGCAACAAGGGCACTAGGTTCGGGCCGGACCGGATTTAGCGGCGTCCGGTTGCCTTGACGGCTACGGTGTCACCTGCCCTTGAATGTGGGTTCGCGCTTTTCCAGGAATGCCTTGACCGCTTCGCGATGGTCATCGGTACGACCGGTCATTGTCTGGCCCCATGCTTCGCGATCGAGCAGCTCGCGAAACTCGTGGGTAATCGCGAGGTTAAGATTGGCTTTCATGTAGCTGTAGGCCACAGTCGGGCCGTTCGCGATGCGCTTGGCGACCGAGTGCACTTCGTCGCGAAAAGAGGCGGCGGGAAAAAGCCGATTGACCAGACCGATTCGCATTGCTTCGGGCGCATCAATCATGTCCGCGAGGAAGTAGAGTTCGCGCGCTTTGGCTGAGCCGACCAATCTCGTCAATGACCAGGTTCCTCCGTAGTCGCCCGAAAACCCAACTTTTGCAAAAGCAGTTCCAACTCGCGCATTATCCGCCGCCAGCCGCAAGTCGGCAGCCATCGCGAGCGACAAACCCGCACCCGCCGCCGGACCATTGATGGCCGCGATGGTCACCTTGGGCATTTCGTGCAGGAGGCGCGATGCTTCTTCGCCGCGGCGAAGAGTTGCGACGCGCTCCTCGACGCTGGTCTCCTGTCCTTCGCCTCCGCCTTCGTTGCGATCGCGCATCGCTGATATGTCACCGCCAGCGCAGAATCCACGTCCCGCACCGGTAACCACGACGGCGCCGACCTTTGGGTCGGTGGCTGCATGTTCGAGTCCGTTCAGCAGCCCGGACATCATGTCTCCACTCATCGCGTTCAATTTGTCGGGCCGGTTGAGGGTGAGGTAGAGGACGCGGTCCCGAAGTTCAGTCAGCAAATGGTCGTTCGCCATCGTGGCCTCCAAAGGCAAGGATTGCTTTCGTACTACTTTACCATCGCGATCCTGTCGAGGGCGGCCGCAACTGCCTGGGTGCCGTCCAAGTCGTGGCCCAAGGCGGACGCGCTGTTGAACATGGAGGTCATCATCGACAGCCCTGGCAGGGCCAATCCGGCGTCGCGCGCCGCTTCTTGCACCAGGCGCAGGTCCTTGCGAATAAGCTTGATGAAGAAACCGGGGCGCCAATCGCGGGCTATGATTTTTGGCCCGAGGTTCTTCAGTTGCCACGACGAGGCGGCCCCGGCACCGATCGCCTCAAGCACGGTTGAGGGGTCGAGTCCTCCGCTCGCTGCCAGCTGCAGCGCCTCGGCCGCGGCTTCGAGTGTCACGGCGACCGCGACCTGGTTGCAAAGCTTCGTCAGCTGACCCGAGCCCGCCGTGCCCATGCGCGTGACTTGTTTTCCCAAATGAGCCAGGAGCGGTTTCGCGCGCTCGAAGGCGAGAGCCTCTCCGCCCACCATGATCGTAAGGGAGCCCTCGATAGCACCGCTCTCACCGCCCGAGACCGGTGCATCGAAGTAGTGAATGTTCCGCGGCGCCAGTCGGGCGGCAGTGGTGCGTTCCGAGCCGGGCGCGATAGTGCTCATGTCGATTACCAACTGATTCGGCTCGAGCACGGGTTCAATGTTTGCCACCACCGTCTCCACGTCTGGAGTGTCAGGAACCATTATGAAAACGGCCTCGGTGCCGGACGCGGCAGCGGCAGGATCGGGGCTGACCGTCGCTCCGTACTGCCTAAGCGGTATCGCCTTGTCCGTTGTGCGATTGAACACGCGCAGATGGTGACCCGCGACCAGTAGCCGACGAGCCATCGGCGCACCCATTATTCCGGTCCCAATCCAGGCTATCTCCATGCGAGAAGACTCCTCCGGTGCATGGAAGCGAGAGTAGTCCTTGCTTTCGCCGGACTACAGAGATTCGGATCGCTTCGCGCGCCAAGAAAACCCCGAGGGCGAGGTCGTGCTGACAAATGCGAGCGGAAGCCAGATAGTAAAGAGCAAGCCGAGGGCCGGGCGATGCCAAATCCAGAAAAGCCCGTAAGCGACATAGACAGCAGCGAGTGATGCGTGAAGTATCACCCCCGGCTCACTCAACTTGCTCTCGATGCGCGGGAACAAGCGCGAGGCGAGGACGCCCTGGCCCAGACAATGCCAGGTGCCATAAAAGCGGCAACGCCGGCAGGTGCTGGTGCTCGACTCAAGCCAGAAAGCGCCGAGCAGTAGGAGTCCGATCATGACATAGGCGGTTCCGTGAGAACCTGCGATCCTCAAGGACAGGAGCGTGAAAAGCAGGAATCCCGCGACCCCAGAACTCGGAACGACAACGGCGTTTGTAACAGATAAAAGAACGGTTCAAATGGACCCGGGTTCGGCCGCATGGTCGATGACGCCCTTGTTCGAGCGGCCTAATCTACCCGACCCAGCGCCGTGCGCAAGACCATCAGCCAGCGCCCGTCGGACCACTTGCGGCCGCCCGATCACTCGCCACGGCTCGACACGGAGTGGTCGCAAGGGGCTGGAAGCCAAAAAGGTCAACGTCTCGGAGCGCTCGAAGTCTTCGAGGACAGGGAGCTTTGCTGCAAAGCGTCCGAACCGCCCTGCGAGCTGGAAGTCACCTCCGACGAATTAACCTGTCCCTCGGCCGTGACCGGGACATTCGCGTCTGGGGCGGATGGCCCGGACTTGGCCAGACTCGGGAGCCCGGGGGCGACTATTCCGGGCAGATCCGGATCTATGGCCGGCAAAGAAGCCCAGGCTGAGGAGGCCGTGGAAGTTCCGAAAGGATTGTGTCCCGATGAAGCCGACAGACCGGAAGGTCCGTCGTTGGCGCCTATCGGAAGGTGATGACCATTCCCCGGCACCGAGGCGCCATACGTGTTTGCCGCACGGGCAGCTCCTATCGCTGAACCCTCGGCTCCAGCGAGTCCACTGCCGGCACTCATCCCAACTGCCATTCCGCCCATTGACATTCCGCCCATCCCGGCTGCCAAGGCAGGCCCTGTTAATGCACACATCACGCTCGCCGTCACCAACATACACAACACGCTTGCACGACCGCACATACCTATGACCTCGTTAATTTTTCTAGTCACTACGCCGTAATTTCGCTAGGAAACCTTTGTCAGAAGATGGCCCGCAAATCCTTTCCAGATAAACGCCGGACTTCAACGAAGTGCATACCTAAAGTCGTGACTGTGCCGGTTTGATGACCCTTATACCGAGAGACGTTTTCGGCTGAGTGCCCACTGGTGAAGAACTTTAATCGTGAGTGCGACTGAGCTTTCGCTCACCAAGACTCGTATCCTTGCGGCGCAGACGCAAGGTACTTTTTTAATCTGCCAAGACGTAGTTGTGTCCGGGTAGGACTAATCTCAGGCCAGAAATCGTCTTCGGCCCGTCGATCAGCTCGAGACCTGCTGCGCATGGACCACGCGCCGTTCGCGTGGGACTCGATGTCTTTGCCGCGAAAATGTGACCGCCGCGACGACCAACTCGCTCGCACTCGTGCGGGATGCAACGGGAGGCTTCTTTGACACGCCGCAACAATTACCACCTCCCGTTCGGGAGGCGGTACTAACTAGTATGGAGAGTCCGAACCAGTACTCGCCGAAGGGGCCGGATTGCTATCGATCGGTTCCGCAAGGGTTCGGAGAATCGACGAGGTCAGTACCCGGACAACCTCAACTGCTCGCTATGAAGCCCTCCGGTGACAACGAGGTGAAAACGATCCCGCAGCCAACCAGGGCGGACGCTCGCGCCCGGCCCTGGTTCGCGAATAGTAGTAAATAGAGGTCAGGCCGCCATCTTCGATCCGGCGCCCTCTCCTTCCTCGGCGATTGAGCCGCGCTTGGAAAACGCAACCGCGACTGCCAGTAGGATTACAGACGCGACTACCACCAGAATTCTCGTAGCGGTCACGGTATTGAGCGAAGTCGTGCAGAACGGCGCCGCGAGAATTGCGACGAGGTTCATGACCTTGATCATGGGGTTTAGGGCAGGGCCAGCGGTGTCCTTGAAGGGATCCCCAACCGTATCACCAACCACGGTGGCCTTGTGAATATCGGTCCCCTTGCCACCTAGGAAACCATCCTCCACCTTTTTTTTGGCGTTATCCCAGTTGGCACCTGCATTCGACATAAAGACGGCGAGCAATTGCCCGGTCAGGATTGTGCCGCCCAGAAATCCTCCGAGTGCTCCCGCATCGAGACCGAATCCTACCAATAGGGGCGCGAATATCGCGAGAATTCCAGGCCCGAGCAGTTCTTTTTGTGCTGTCGCGGTTACGATGTCGACGCAGCGGCCGTAGTCGGGCTTTTCCTTGCCCTCCATGATTCCCGGATGTTCGCGGAGCTGGCGCCGCACTTCGAAAACCACTTGAAACGCCGCGCGACTGACTGCCTTGATCGCAAACGAGCTGAACAGGAAGGGCACCGCTCCCCCTATCATGAGGCCCACGAAGACGGTCGGCATATTGATTTGCACGCCCAAGGCGCCCAGGCGCGCCTCATCTATAAACGAGCGGAACAGGGACACGGCGGCGAGGACTGCCGTGGCAATCGCAAGACCCTTGGTAAGCGCCTTGGTGGTGTTGCCGATCGCATCCATCCACGAAAGAGTGCGCGAGGCTTCCTCCTGATGAACACCTCCCATCTCGAAAATCCCGTGCGCGTTGTCGGTAATCGGGCCGTAGGTATCCATCGCCAAAATAAATCCGGTGGTAGTCAAAAGACCCAAGCCGGTCAGCGCGATTCCGTAGAACTGCAGCGCTAGCGATTCGTGGAACAGCAGCATCGCACCCACGATTGCCAGCGCGATTGCCATCAACGCCCACACCGAGGATTCGAGGCCCTCCGCCAGGCCTGAAAGGATCAGAGTCGCGGGGCCGGTGCGGGCCGCCACGGCGGTCTCCGTGGTGGGCCCTTTTTCCGGATGGGTGAAATAATTCGTCAGCCACAGGGTGACCACGGCGAGAATTATTCCGAGCGTAGCGCAGCAGGCAAAGCGCCAATCGATCTGCCCGGTCCGAGGGTCATGCAAGTATAGAGCATTTACCAGGAAGAATCCGACGACCGAGGCGGCCGCAGAAACCATGTAGCCGTTGTTGATCGGTCTCATTGGATCGCGCATCGCGGAACCCGTCGGCACGCGTACCGCCATGATCCCGAGAATCGAGGAAAACACTCCCACTCCGCGAAGGATCAGAGCGAAGATGATGAGCTTCATCGCGAAGATCCCACTGGCCGCGCCGTAGATTGCCTTGAAATCGGGTTCGCCTACGGCAAAGGCGGCCAGGATGATTGCGGCGACGAGGGTCACCTCGTACGACTCAAACACATCGGCGGCCATCCCCGCACAATCACCAACGTTGTCGCCCACGTTGTCCGCAATTGTTGCCGCGTTGCGGGGATCGTCTTCAGGCAGATCCTTTTCGACTTTGCCGACCAAGTCACCACCGACGTCGGCAGCCTTGGTGTAGATTCCGCCTCCGATACGCATGAACAGCGCAGCCAGCGAGCCGCCGAAGCCAAACCCGATCAGCACCTTCATCGCTTCCTGCTGATAGACGAGGAAGATTATCGTCGCGCCGACCAGGCCCAACCCGACTGTGAACATGCCTGAAACGCCGCCGGCCTTGAACGCGAGCTCCATCGCGTCCTTGAACGAGGTCAATGCGGCATTCGCGCTGCGCACGTTGCCCTTAACTGCCAGCCACATGCCGACAAAGCCGGCGCCATACGATGCAGAGACACCCATCAGGAAGGCGACCGCGATACCAAGCGAGAGCCAGAGATCGTGGTAGACGCTGCGATACATGAGGAAAAGAGCGACAAAAATTATGGCAACAAAAAAGATCATGGTGCCGACCTGACGGCGTAGGTACGCCATCGCGCCCTGCTCTATCGCGTCAGCGACATCGGTCATCGACTTGGGTCCGGGATCGGCTCGCAGCACAATGCGAACCAGCAGCAAGCCGTAACCGAGCCCCACGACCGCCGACACGAGCACCAGCCAGAGGATCAGCACCTGCCCGCTGGAAAGCGCCGGCAGTACAATATTGGCTTCACTCATCTTTAGTTAGGTCTCCTGAAAATGGACGATTGATCGGGATCCGCGTCGAATGGCTTCTTGCGCCTAAGAGACTTGCAGCCCCGCAGCATATCTGCGGCAGTGTAAGTTTTCCGTCCCGGGAAGTCTAGCAATTCTGCTGCTGCCGACTCTCTCGTGCACAGACGACGGGGACGAAACTTAGGGTCGAGCAATGTCCACTAGTCAGGCGCGATTATGCGACGTGCTTGCTCCGATTCTTTGGCGTCTGATACGTTCGCTATCTTGGGCGTATCGCCGATCGTCGCCAGTATACCCGTCCCCATCGTCTAGCTCGGCCTAGGACACCGGCCTTTCACGTCGGTAACACGGGTTCAAATCCCGTTGGGGACGCAAAGATGCGAAGTGCCACTCGGAAAGGATGCGCAAGCCAGTTCTAGCAATGCCCGGCTCAGGCTGCGGGCCGGCGAAGCGCTCTGAGTGCGGCTTTGGGCTCGT containing:
- a CDS encoding TIGR03618 family F420-dependent PPOX class oxidoreductase gives rise to the protein MSMKKSAIEKLLREPNVAVVAVTAPNGAPHAVPTWYEYRAGEVVFHTGPEAFKFKCLSNDPRVTLVVDTRKPPYKCVIVKGTVAMTEDTDDERVRRMAVSYLGKKNGEAYAKSLKGERLVIVRFKPDRVISWDYGEEPP
- a CDS encoding enoyl-CoA hydratase-related protein, whose protein sequence is MEFTTILYDQRDHVAKITINRPERMNGYSEAMVKELTAAIDLARQDDEVRVLIITGTGRAFCAGGDISGAPDSRSRFHGHPMGHLLEMREGFHQLVLSLNRFDKPVIAAINGAAVAGGLTLALSCDFRIASDQARLGDTALKFGLLCDEGGAYFFPRAMGLDRALKMTLLSEVYDAKTALDLGLVTEVVPHAKLTERAEELARRLAEGPPLAIRTAKRMMYKQQEMTLANALEDAALNVMITNPSEDVREGTRAFKEKRKPNFKGR
- a CDS encoding enoyl-CoA hydratase, whose product is MANDHLLTELRDRVLYLTLNRPDKLNAMSGDMMSGLLNGLEHAATDPKVGAVVVTGAGRGFCAGGDISAMRDRNEGGGEGQETSVEERVATLRRGEEASRLLHEMPKVTIAAINGPAAGAGLSLAMAADLRLAADNARVGTAFAKVGFSGDYGGTWSLTRLVGSAKARELYFLADMIDAPEAMRIGLVNRLFPAASFRDEVHSVAKRIANGPTVAYSYMKANLNLAITHEFRELLDREAWGQTMTGRTDDHREAVKAFLEKREPTFKGR
- a CDS encoding NAD(P)-dependent oxidoreductase, with amino-acid sequence MEIAWIGTGIMGAPMARRLLVAGHHLRVFNRTTDKAIPLRQYGATVSPDPAAAASGTEAVFIMVPDTPDVETVVANIEPVLEPNQLVIDMSTIAPGSERTTAARLAPRNIHYFDAPVSGGESGAIEGSLTIMVGGEALAFERAKPLLAHLGKQVTRMGTAGSGQLTKLCNQVAVAVTLEAAAEALQLAASGGLDPSTVLEAIGAGAASSWQLKNLGPKIIARDWRPGFFIKLIRKDLRLVQEAARDAGLALPGLSMMTSMFNSASALGHDLDGTQAVAAALDRIAMVK
- a CDS encoding sodium-translocating pyrophosphatase encodes the protein MSEANIVLPALSSGQVLILWLVLVSAVVGLGYGLLLVRIVLRADPGPKSMTDVADAIEQGAMAYLRRQVGTMIFFVAIIFVALFLMYRSVYHDLWLSLGIAVAFLMGVSASYGAGFVGMWLAVKGNVRSANAALTSFKDAMELAFKAGGVSGMFTVGLGLVGATIIFLVYQQEAMKVLIGFGFGGSLAALFMRIGGGIYTKAADVGGDLVGKVEKDLPEDDPRNAATIADNVGDNVGDCAGMAADVFESYEVTLVAAIILAAFAVGEPDFKAIYGAASGIFAMKLIIFALILRGVGVFSSILGIMAVRVPTGSAMRDPMRPINNGYMVSAAASVVGFFLVNALYLHDPRTGQIDWRFACCATLGIILAVVTLWLTNYFTHPEKGPTTETAVAARTGPATLILSGLAEGLESSVWALMAIALAIVGAMLLFHESLALQFYGIALTGLGLLTTTGFILAMDTYGPITDNAHGIFEMGGVHQEEASRTLSWMDAIGNTTKALTKGLAIATAVLAAVSLFRSFIDEARLGALGVQINMPTVFVGLMIGGAVPFLFSSFAIKAVSRAAFQVVFEVRRQLREHPGIMEGKEKPDYGRCVDIVTATAQKELLGPGILAIFAPLLVGFGLDAGALGGFLGGTILTGQLLAVFMSNAGANWDNAKKKVEDGFLGGKGTDIHKATVVGDTVGDPFKDTAGPALNPMIKVMNLVAILAAPFCTTSLNTVTATRILVVVASVILLAVAVAFSKRGSIAEEGEGAGSKMAA